Genomic window (Polyangiaceae bacterium):
TCGGCGCCGCCTTCTTGGGTGCCGCCTTCGTCTTGGTCTTGCTCATGGTGCGATGAGGGTGATGGTGCCACGAGTCCTGGGTTACCGTCTGCGTTGAACTGTCTGATTGGGGAGAGTGCGATGCGGAAGAAGCACTGGGCGGCTTGGGTTGTGTGCGGTGTTGGCGCTTGGGCGAGTCTGATGTGTGGCCCACCGTCTCAGCCTGCGGTTGCGCCCGATGACTCATCGGAGGCGGACGCTGCTCCCTCACCCCCAGAAGAAGCCGGGGAAGAGGACGAGACAGCTGGGCCCAGTGCGACCACGAGCGCTGTATCTGGGGAGTTGGCGGTGCGTGCCTCGACGCCCGGGAAGATTCAGTGTGAGACGCTGGACTGCGATTTGAAGACGCAGATCTGCTGTTACGACGAATCAGCCAAACAAGGACGCTGCTTGCCTCGGGGAAGCGAGGAGGCGAAGCAGTGTGCAGGCGAAGACAAAGCGCAGCGCGAGTGTGATGAGAGCGCTGACTGCGGCAGTGGCAAGGCTTGCTGCCGCGGGGTGGAGTACGGCGACCAGTGCGAAAACCTGGGGGAGCGCTGGGCTTGCAAGCCGGGCAAGTGCGGCTCGGAAGCGCTCTCTGCTGAAGTGTGTTTGGCTGGGGCCAAGTGCGGAGAACGCGCCTGTGTCGCCAAAGAGGGCATCGTTGGCTTTCCTCGAGAAGGCTTCTGCCCCTCCGAAGTGAAGGACATTCCGTGCGGATCCAGCAAGTGCGGGTTGGGGGAGGCGTGCTGTTACGATCCCGCGACCAAACAGGGCAGCTGCGTCCAGGACAGCGATGCCTGTCAATCCGCGGCAGCGTCTGGCTCCCGCAGCCTGTTTTGGTGCGCCAAGAGCGCAGATTGCAACGCTGGCGAAGAGTGCTTCAACGCAACGGGCCAGGCGATGTACCAAGAATTCAGCTGCGGAACGCGACGCTGCAACGTGATGAGCGCGATGCTAGGACCATTCCTCTGCGCCACCAAAGCCGACTGCCCGCCCACTCAGGAAGACGGCGAGGGCAACGTCTATAAAGTATCCCGCTGTGCCCCGTCCGCCTCAGCGCCCAAAGGCGTACGCGTCTGCGAGTATCGCTGACGCCAATTGGGTACCGCATCAACGGGGTTGTCGAGTTGCGGGTTCTCCGCCAGTGCAACACGCTCTGGTAGCCCAATAACGCTAGTGCAGCGCTGGTGTCTTCTCCCACTCGCAGTGGGGCACGCGGCTACATTCGGATTCGCCATCGATCAGCACGCAGTCAATCAGGCGACCGCTGCACGCTGGGCCCCAGGAGCAATCGGGTAGGGTCTCGCACTCGCGCTGGAGTTCACCTACGCAGTAGCTCCTGTTCTTCGTGGCGCAGCCTCCGTACTCCAGATACCACCCGCAGTTTGTGTGGCTCTTGCACGCGGCAGCGTCGAGAGGGACACAGTCGACTTGGGAGCACGCCTGAGCTGTGACCTTGCAGCCGCTCGCTTCATCGCAAGCTCGCACCGAGAGTTGGTTGCACGGGATGCTGTCTCCGGTTTGCCTGCAGAACTCCGAGCCACTGCAAGCGCCGGTGAAAGGTGACGTGAGTAGGAACAACGCACACAACGCCGCACCCGCTCTGCAGCACCTGAGCAGCCGATACACTCTGAGAGGATGCTCCGAGAGCGCCCGGGGGGCAACCGAAGGCGAGCGCCGCAAGTCCGCACGGATCTGCCACCCCGCGGAATCGCTCTGCGGCGCAAGAGGCTATTGAGTCAGCAGGCTCAGCTCGGTTCGTAAGAGCGGATCGGCAACACGACTCGCAAGATCCCACGCAAGATCATCCAGGCCCCGCCAAACACTCCCAAGGGGATCAAGACGAACGCCACATTCGGGATCAGCACCGAGAACATCAGCATCGTGAACCAACCGAGGGCGCCCGACATCGCGAGCGCCCCAAGCACGATGTCTCTCACGCCGCGCCGGCGGGTATCTTGGCGAAGCCAAGCGCGTTCTTGTTCGATCAGCTCCGCAGCCTCACGCTGAGTAAAGCCGCGGTCCACCAGGCTCTGCGTGACGGCGTGCTCTCCGTCTCCGGTCCCGAGGCGCGAACGGATGTCCACGCGAACCAGTGCAAGCGGAGGTTTTGGGGGTGGGGGAGGCGCGCCCGGCGCCACCGGAACCGGCGCGTAGGGGCCCGCCGCGAAGGGACCGCTGGCAGAATGTCTGTTGGACTGACTAATAGGCTGACCCCCGTCGATGCCTTCGTGCGGTGCTGGAACCGCAGTGATGCTGATGCGGAAGGGGCCCAGCTTGAGCTCGTCGCCGTGCTGGAGTGAGTGCGCGCCGTTCAGTCGCGCTTGATTCAGCGCGACCACGCCACCCAAGGACGCGACCTGCGCGGTACTGCCGTCGAAAGAGAACTCCGCCGCCGCCGGAGCCACCGCAGGGTGGTCGAGCACGATCGCGCAGTCGGCACTTCGGCCAACGCGAGCGCCGTTGGTCAACGGCAGGCTGCGGGCGCCGCGCGGGCCACTTACGTTGAGCGAGAACTCCACCATCGAAGTGCACGCTCGCGCGCGCGTAGCGTCAAGCTGTGGGCGGTTTTGCGAGTCTTCGCTCGGATCTCTCGCCTGGCGCCGTTGCAGTGTTTCGGTGATATCCGCGTAGATTTCTTCTGCGGTCCCGTTCCGAGGGGCGCTCGGGTTGCTCTCTGCGTGAGCATTCCTCGATACTGAAACCGATGTTCGAAGGAAGACCGACCAACCAGCGCCCAGATACGCTGACAGTGGATCGCTTGCCAGACTGGGCGCGGCGAGCTGTTGGTCCGATGGATGAGGAGACTGGAAAACGCTACGGCTGGTACGAGCATCTGGGTTTGCGTGGTTGCCTCGGACCGCTCGCCGCCGTGCCCTACTTGCTGGGGATTGGGCTGCTGTTCTGGGGTTTGTTCGCGTTGAGAGCTGAGGAGCTCATCGTTTGGCGCTTCGCGCTGGGGTCGGTGTTCGTGTTGGTTGGCGGACCGCTCGCGGTCTCTGGCTTGCGCCGCTACCACGGTCGCGGGAACGGCTTGCTGCTCGCCCCTGAAGGCGTGATCGTCGTCGCAGACGGTAAGTACCGGGTTGTGGGCCGTGAGCAGCTCCAAGACGTGCGCTTCGAGCGAGGGTGTATGTACTTCGTCTACGGTCCCGAGCGCCGCACCTGGGTGCAGTACACGGGTCCGGAGGCGGGAGAGGGCGCGCGGATGATGGACGCGCGGTTCCAAGAAATCGCGCGCTGGCTCAAGGAAGGTACTCCTCCCCCCAACAATCCGCTGCCGAAGCTCTCCGCGCCGCCCAGCGCCTCGCCTCTTCGCGCGGGCTTGGTTGGGCTTGGTATTGCCGCGGGGATTTCTGGTTTCCTGTGGCTCACCGTGGTGCATCCAGCGACCTCCGACGCGGGGCGAGTCACTCGAGGCTTCGTCGGTGCCCTCGCAAACAAGCAGTATGACGAAGCCTACGCCATGCTCTCGACAGAACGCCGTCAACG
Coding sequences:
- a CDS encoding FHA domain-containing protein codes for the protein MVEFSLNVSGPRGARSLPLTNGARVGRSADCAIVLDHPAVAPAAAEFSFDGSTAQVASLGGVVALNQARLNGAHSLQHGDELKLGPFRISITAVPAPHEGIDGGQPISQSNRHSASGPFAAGPYAPVPVAPGAPPPPPKPPLALVRVDIRSRLGTGDGEHAVTQSLVDRGFTQREAAELIEQERAWLRQDTRRRGVRDIVLGALAMSGALGWFTMLMFSVLIPNVAFVLIPLGVFGGAWMILRGILRVVLPIRSYEPS